A region of the Nitrospinota bacterium genome:
TGCAGGCGCCTGCTCTTTCACCTGGGGCGGCTGTTGCTGTTGCTGACCGCCGCTTCCGATCTTTGCTATCTCCGAGCTCAGGGAAGAGGTTAACGAAGCGATCGATACGCCTGCGCCTCCAAGGGCTTCATCCTTTATCCTTCCTCGGACCCGGATAACGGTCTTTCCCAGCCCAAAAAGTTTTTTCTTTTCCCCTACCTCTTCGATCTCTACCTCGGAACGGTGAGCTCCAAGAGACAAGAGCAGTATTTCTACCGCTTCCTCGTAAGTATCGCCGTCAGCTTCTGTCCAATCCATAATTTCTCAGGCCTCCTCAGCGCTTCTGTTTACATACCATTGCTGTGCAATGGAAAGTATGTTGTTCACCAGCCAATAAATAACAAGCCCCGAAGGGAAGTTAATAAACATCACGGTAAAGACTACCGGCATTAACAGCATCATGTTCCTCTGTACGGGATCGTTCGCCTGCGGAGAGAGCTTTTGCTGGAGGAACATCGACAATCCCATCAATAGAGGGGTGACATAGTAGGGATCTTTCAGCGAAAGGTCGTGTATCCACCATATGAAATCCGCCCCTTTAAGTTCGATCGATTCGAGCAGAACCTTGTAAAGCGCGATAAATACAGGTATCTGAAGGAATATGGGGAGACAGCCGGCCAGCGGATTCACCTTGTGCTTCCGGTAAAGGAGCATCAGCTCTTCGTTCATCTTCGTCTTGTCGTTCTTGTACCTCTCCTGAAGTATCTTCATCTGGGGCTGGAGTTTTCGCATTTTGCTCATCGACTGGAAACTTTTCTGCGTGAGCGGGAAAAAGAGTATCTTTATGACGACCGTGATAACGATTATCGCCCACCCGAAATTGTAAAAAACCGAATCGTGCAGCCAGACCATTACCCTGTAGATCGGCTTGGCGATAATATCAAACCAGCCGTAGTTGATCACCTTCTGGAAACCGCGGTTCTGCTTCTTCAACTCGGAGACCATCTTCGGCCCCGCGTACATGTAAAAGCTTATCGGCTTCCCGCTTCCGGGGGATACAAGCTGGAGGGTATTGGAATAGATATCATCCTCTACCTCCCTCTGGGTCATCTTCGCTTCCCTGTCCTCGGGGAAAAAGGCGACGCAGTAATACCTGTTCGTCAGTCCGGCCCATTCGATCTTCCCTTCGTATACATTCTCTTTATCCATATCCGGTGTTTTTGTCAGACGTTTTCCGTCAATGTAGATTACCGGGCCGTCATATGAATACATCTTGTCCTTGATATCCCCAAGCCCATACCAGCCTATTCCAAACGCGGAACCTTTCACGGAAGAGCCGGAATGGCTGAGTGAGACCTCCATATCCGCCCGGTGCGAATTGTAATGGAAAACTATCTTCTTCTTTATTTCAAAGCCGGTGGCGAGACTGTGTACGAAAAGCACCTCCGCATCCCGGTTCTTTTCGGATAACATTATCTTCGCCGGAGCATTTACTTCAAACACGGTCTTGTTGATCTTCTTCGTCGCATCAGCTGATGAGAATTCAAGTGAAAGCGGCTTCATTTCCAGACCCTGCTTTACCAGTTCAATCGGATTGCCATCGTCGTCCCCAAAGCCTGAGAGCTTCCATGAAGTAACCACTCCTCCGATATTTGAAAGGGTGACTACAGCGTATCCGGTATCGATGAAAATTTTCTTTTCGGACCCCCTCTGGTTACCGGTCGAACTTTCACCGGCATCCTGCTGTAGAGAGGCAGTAGGGTCCAAAGGAGTAACGTCTGGCTGAGCGCTACCGAGCACGATTTCCGCATCCTCATGGCTGAAAACATCGGGATCCACCGTCTCAATTTGCGCCGGGGCTGTTTCCTTCTCCTGTACCTGCTCTTTCTGTTGTTCAATTTTCTTTAACTTGTTCGCCTCGATTACGTCGCCGTACCTGTGGAAGTACCACATATTCCAAAATATCATTACGACGATCGAAAGGAAGATGGCTGTAAGTGTCTTTTTATCCATTTGTCATTTTACCGGGTCGAAACCGCCAGGGTGGAAAGGGTGGCATTTTGATATTCTTTTTACTGAGAGCCAGACGCCTGTAAAAACACCATGTTTTTCAATGGCATCACTGCTGTATTGAGAACAGCTGGGGAAGAACCTGCAAGATGGGGGTAGAAATGGGCTAATTGCCGCCTGGTAGCCGCGTATCATAAATAACAAAAACCGTTTCATTCAGCAGGTCCCAACGCAAAACATGCGCGGGAAAGGATCAGCCGCCAATCGAGCGTACAAAGCTTTCAAAGCATTTCTTCAACGCCTGGTAACTCTCCAGCCGCTCACCCTTTCTCGCAATTACTACAACGTCCAGGCCTTTCAATCTATCCAGGTTCTCCCTGAACAGGGCGCGCGCTCTCCGTTTAAAACGATTGCGGCTTACCGCCTTGGCCAATATCCTTTTCCCGGCAATAATTCCAAGCCGGCTACATTCCAAACCGCTATCGGCGAAATAAAAGACAAGGTTGCCAGTGACGAATTTCCTTCCCGCAAATGCGGAATCGAATTCGCGACCCCCTGATAACCGTGTCTCCTTAAACCGGATACGCAAATTAAACAGTAAGGCGCGCTCGGCCTTTCTGCCTTCGCCTTTTGAGAACTGCCTGACCGTTTGCCGTAGACATTCTCTTCCTGAAACCGTGAGTCCTTTTTCGCCTAATGTTACTAGGTTGGTATGGCCTTTTCATAATCCGGTTAATCTACATGAAAGCGGGGGGGCTGGTCAAACTTTTTCGACATTTATTTCGAATTAAACAATTATTTATTCAATTGTTAACCTTTTGGCCCCCCACACGGCATTACACCAAGCCCCCCAGTGAGGGAAATAAATCGGTTTTGGAGTCGCAAAAGAAAAGATTATTCTTTTTCGGCAAGGTCACCGTTAAAAGTTGAAACACTTTAAAAAATCATTCCCCTTGCAACATACTGATAATAAAAGAAATCTCTAGAGTTTTTGGTATTTTATCCACAGTCGCCCCGCTCAGCGGGGTTGAAAGTTGCTCTTCTATTGGCTACCATCCAATCGGAGGAGCTGTGGGGAAGAAACTTTACCGAAAATTGTGTGCATCGGTTTTCCCCGAAATAAATCTTTTTAAATGTGGAATTTGGCAGGAAGTAATATGGAATTCGGAAAAATCTTTGGTAAAAAGCCTGCTACATGGGTAAAGAGGCCCAAGTATACAACCTCTGTCGAGCAAATAAATGAAATAGGCGAAGCGGAACGGCAATCCCTTCGAGTGGTTGAAGATACGTTCCAGTTCAGAACAAACGACTACTATACTTCCTTGATCGACTGGGAAGATCCTGACGACCCCATCCGGCAAATATCAATTCCGAGCATACGCGAGCTGGAGATGAATATGGACTGGAGCCTTGATGCGTCGTGCGAGGAGGATTATACGAGGGGTGGAGGGATTCAACACAAATACTCAAACACCGTACTCCTGCTGGTTAATAACGTCTGCGGAACATACTGTCGATTCTGTTTCCGTAAAAGATTATTCATGAATGACAACGACGAGGTTGCCAGGAATATCTCTGAAGGGCTTGCGTACATTGCGGAAAACAGCAAAATTACAAATGTCCTTTTAACGGGTGGGGATCCGCTCATCCTCTCCACACCTAAGCTGGAAGAGATAATCCGCAGGCTAAGGGAGATCAAGCATGTCAAGATAATCAGAATTGGCAGCAAAATGCCTGCTTTTAATCCATTCAGGATATTGAACGATCCATCTTTGCCGGAGATGCTCTCAAAATACAGCTTGGCCACGAAAAAGATATACCTGATGGCACACTTCAATCACCCGAAGGAATTGACCGAACACTCCATCGAGGCAATGACTGTTCTGCAAAGACATGGCGTAATAACCACCAACCAGACGCCCATCCTGCGGGGGATAAATGACAGCCCCAACACCCTCTACGAGCTTTTTGAAAAACTTTCATACATGGGAGTCCCCCCATATTATGTATTTCAGTGCCGCCCGACACAGGGGAATGAAATGTTCTCCCTCCCTCTTGAGGAAGCCTATGGGATATTCGAAAAAGCCCAAAGCATGGCCTCGGGGCTCGGCAAAAGGGCACGATTTGTCATGTCCCACCAAACCGGTAAAATTGAAGTTATCGGCCTTACCGAGGAGCAGATATTCATGCGGTACCACCGATCACCCGACAATGCGAACCGGGACGGAATAATGGTTTTCAACAGGAATTCCCAGGCATACTGGCTTGACGACTACGAAGAGGCCGAAAAGATCATCTCAAGCAGATACATGATGAACCCGGCATAATCCCCCGCGTCCACCATCAATCTCCGGCTTTCGAAGCTCCCTTTATCAGTGTGAAATATTTTTCATTGAAACACATTGGGATGATATATACTCAAATATCAAAATAATCTAGGCCGGTTTGACAAAATCGCTGAGCCAATTGAGGAGGTACTTCTGTGGAATACGAAAGTATTCAAAAAATTTACAAGCTGTATTCGGGTTTCTATGATTTGTTGTTCAAACAGATTTTCTTTCCGAGGCAGGAGTACGCTATCAGCCAGATGGACATTAAACCGGGCGATAAAGTGCTTGATGTAGGCATTGGAACCGGGCTGACCCTGGGGTGCTACCCAAAGGATTGTCATGTTACCGGGATAGACCTCTCGGCCGCCATGCTGAAAAAGGCGCATCATAAAAAAAACAAACTCGGCCTCGACAACGTAACATTGCTGGAAATGGACGCATGCGAACTTGCTTTTGACGACAACCAGTTCGACCATGTAATTTCCACATTCGTCCTGACCGTCGTCCCTGACCCCGTGAAAGCTCTGTCCGAAATGAAAAGGGTGTGCAAGAAAGGGAACTCCATTGTCTTTATCAATCACTTCGCCAGCGAAAACAAGTTCCTTGCCTGGACCGAGGATAAACTCGACCCTCTTTGCAGAAAACTTGGGTGGAGAAATACCGAGTCGTTATCCGATCTTTCGGCACGGGCAAATCTCGAAATAGCTTCATGCACCCTTTTGAAAAAATTCGACCTATGGCCAATAGTTTTTGCAACAAACAACAAATAGGTCTTTGGCTTAGCGTTTTATTTTTTTCGTTTGCGATTTCAGGTGAGGCAGCCGCCTCACCTCTCCAGGATAAAAAAGGTGAACTCCCACTACCTTTCCAGGTCGGCGAAATACTGATTTTCCAGGTTGAATGGCTTTTCCTTGATGCCGGACGCGTCACCGCGACAATCCCTGAGAAGATAAAGGAAAACGGCAGGGAACTTCTCCACTTCACCCTCCATACTGAAACCACAAACCTTTTAGACGACATTTGGACAATGGACGACTGGTTCCATTCGTACTGGGACATAAATGAGAGAGCAACCAGGAAATTTACCGTTAAGATTCGTGAAAGCACATACAAAAAGGACAAACTGATACTGTTCGACATTGAAAACGGTATCGCTACCGTGACTAAGAACAGCGACGAACCGAAGGAAATACCTCTTAAACGTGGAGCGCAGGACTTCTTCACGGCTGGTCATATGTCCCGCACCCTGCCGCTGAAGAAGGGGGGGGACTACAGATATCCGGTATTCGAAGACGACAAAAATTATGATGCGCAGATAGTCGTGGTCAAGAAAGAAACAATCGAGATCATGGGGGGGAAGATCGATACGATCCTTATCCACCCGAAGATCAGCTTCGAGGGGGCTTTCCATAGTAAAGGCACACTCCATGTATGGCTTTCCGACGACGAGTACCGCGCGCCTGTAAAACTAAAGCTCTACACCCTTTTCGGCGCGGTTGATATTACCCTGATCGAATATGGCGGAATAAACCTCAATATCGTCTACCCGGAAAAAAATAATGGCAAAAATAGCGCTCGCACAAATTAATCCGACTGTCGGCGATCTCGACCTAAACCGAAAGATGATCATCGATTTTGCAAGAAAGGGTGAGTCCCTGGGGGCCGACATAATTGTATTCCCCGAACTCGCCATCACCGGCTATCCGCCGGAGGATCTTCTGTTGAAAAGAAGCTTTATCGAAGCCGCATGGAAGAACCTTACCGAAATTGCCCGGAGCATCCAAAACACATGGGTCGTGGTAGGAACCCCGCACCGAGAGGATGGAAAGCTTTATAACGGCGCGGCGGTGCTCCACAAGGGGAAGATTGAAACAATAATCCACAAGACGCATCTCCCGAATTATGGAGTGTTCGATGAAAGACGGTACTTCACCCCGGCTGAAAATGTTGCCTCTGTCAAAATGGCCGGAATTACTACTGCAGTTACCATCTGCGAAGACATCTGGGTAAATTCAGGTCTGCCGCACGACCTCTGCGCAAGAGAGGATATTGACCTCATAATTAATATCTCTTCATCCCCGTTCCATACCGGAAAATCCGAGGAGCGCAAGAATAAAGTCACCGGGTTCGCCTCCAGCCATCAAAAGGAGCTGGCATACTGCAATTTGGTCGGAGGCCAGGACGAACTGGTTTTTGACGGAGGATCGTTCTTCTGCGACACAAAGGGGAAAGTTACCGCGTCACTCAGGGAGTTCGAGGAAGATCTGATAGTCGTGAAAGCGGGAGAGGAGAATTCCGGCGGCGCTTCAGCATTTCACTCCTTTCCAAGATCGTATGCATATCCTGAAAATGTCTTTGAAGCTCTGAAAAAAGGATTGAAGGATTACCTGTCCAAAAACTCTTTCCATGATGTTGTCATAGCCCTGTCCGGCGGCATTGATTCGGCTCTTACCGCGTCAATCGCCGTTGCAAGCCTCGGAGCCGAGAGGGTGAGAGGGATTGCCATGCCTTCAAGGTTTTCCTCACCGGAAAGCCTGCAAGATGCGCGCGAACTTGCGGAAAACCTCGGCATGAAATTCGATGTCATCCCCATCACAGAGCTGATGGATTCCTTCGGAAAGGCGCTTTCCGGGGTGTTCGAGGGGACAAAACCCGGGATCGCGGAGGAAAACATACAGGCCAGAATTCGCGGAACCCTTATCATGGCGGTAAGCAACAAATTCGGAAGTCTTGCCCTGGCAACAGGCAACAAAAGCGAAATAAGTGTAGGCTACTGCACTCTTTACGGCGACATGGCGGGAGGTTTCGCGCTTATTAAAGACCTTCCGAAAAACATGGTCTACGATCTTGCGAAGTGGATAAACGGAAATTCCCCCACTCCCAACATCCCGGCAAGGAGTATTGAGAAGGAACCGACCGCGGAACTGAGACCAAACCAGAAGGATTCCGACTTTCTGCCGGAATACAAAATACTGGACCCGATACTTAAACTGTATGTCGAAGAGGAAAAAAGTATTGAAGAGATAATTTCTCTCGGATATATTGAAGGCGATGTGAGGAAGGTATCTCGTTTGGTGAATCAAAACGAATACAAAAGGAGGCAGGCTGCTCCAGGAGTAAAGATATCACCGAAATCTTTCGGAAAAGACAGGCGAATGCCTATTACAAACAGATTTTTTGAGACATAGGGAAGAAGATGACAAACTGGGTACCAAAAAAAATATTTTTCACAAGAGGCGTTGGCGTCCACAAAGACAAATTGCGTTCTTACGAGCTGGCGCTTAGAGATGCCGGAGTAGAACGCTGCAACCTGGTTGAAGTATCTTCCATACTCCCCCCCAAATGTAAAATCCTAAGTAAAAAAGAGGGACTTAAATACATATCGGGCGGGATGATAACCTTTTGCGTACAGGCGCGGCTAACCAGCAACGAACCCCACAGGCTGATAGCAACAAGCATCGGGTGCGCAATTCCCGCCAACCAGTCGCTATACGGATATCTCAGCGAGCATCACAACTATGGTGAAACTGAAAAGGTGGCCGGCGACTATGCTGAAGACCTTGCGGCAGGAATGCTCGCGACAACACTCGGCATCGATTTTGACGAGGATAAAAGCTGGGATGAAAAAAGACAGATATACAGGATCAGCAACAAAATCGTAAGAACAAGGAATATCACTCAAACAGCGGTTGTAAAAGGGAGAAATCACCACACCGTCGTTGCGTTAGCGGTATTCATTCTGTAACAAGTGAGGCCAGGAAGGGAAACCTGCTTTTACTCGGCGAAAGTGAGCATAAAAGCCGGGCCTCTTTCCTTCCTGCTCCCCCTCCTTGCATTCTTGTCCGTAGTCCTGTTCCATCCCCAGGCGGTAGCGGAAGATAAAAACGTTTCCGATTTCGACAGAAGCAAAATGGAGGGGCCTCTTTCCATTACCGCCGACTATATAAGGCATTATCGCAAGGAAAATCGCGCAGAAGCCAAAGGAAACGTGGCACTGGAATATAAGGATACTCTCCTTACCGGAGATGAATGTGAAATAGACAGCAATACCGGCCTTGGAATCATGAGAGGCAATGCCAGGATACAAACAGAAGAGATTCTGCTTGGCGGTTCTAAATTCGAATTTTTCCTGAACTCCAGCCTCGGCACAATGGAGAATATGACCGGCTATACGAGGGATGGTTTTTATTTCACTTCCAAAAAAGCTGTCCGGATAAAGGAAGACCAGTATCGCCTTACGAAAGGAACCTTAACAACATGCGACCCGGAAAATCCCGATTGGGTTGCCAAAAGCGGACGGGTGGAATTAACTCTTGAAGATTTCGCAACTTTTTACAATATGTCATTTTACTTCAAGGGAATCCCTGTCTTTTATACACCTTACTGGGCGGTGCCAAGCATAACAAAAAGAACTACAGGTTTTCTGGAACCAAGCTTTGGCTGGTCATCCCGGGACGGGGATTATTTGAACCTGACCTATTTTATAGCGGTATCGGATCAGGACGATATAACCCTTTACCTCGACTACCTTTCCAACAGAGGAACCCGTGAAGGATTCGAATACAGGTATTTCTTCGCAAAGAACACATATGGAAAATTCAATTTCGACTATGCCGACGACCGTATTGCGGATAAATCGCTCTGGAAGCTCGATTATACACACAGGCATAAATCCAAATCCGCTTTATACAGCAGAGTAAAGCTTGACGAAGAGAGCGAAGTCAGTTATTCAAAGGTTTTTAACGATGACGATACCGCACTGAGGTCGAAAAAATATACCGACTCATTCATAGAGTTCAGCTATCTCTTCCCGGGAAGCTCGGCATCCATGTTTGCCAGGTCTTACAAGGATATGGGTGACCTTTACCCTTTAAATAAAAACTTCTACAGCAAGAAACCTGAGATTTCCGCCAATATCTACCCAAGGCGGTTGTTTAATACCCCGCTGATCGCGGGAATCCAAAACACTATTACAAATTTGGAAACGGAAACAGTTGGACCAAACCCGGTTGACATAAAAAACACAAGCCGGCTTGATGTACGGCCAATGCTCTCTTTGCCTCTTGTTCCGTTCAATGGCTTCAATTTCATGCCTTGGGTGAACGGTATCGGAACCTGGTACAGCCATAATAAAATCGATGAAAGCCCCCTTTACGTTTCCTATTACACCGCAGGCGCCGCAATGGAAATCCCGAAAGCATATAAAATATTCCGTCTAGGCGACCAGGATTTGAAACACACCCTCACCCCGATAATCAGCTACCAATATATCCCTGGATATGAAGTAGATGATGAAAGACTGAAGGTTCCGCTTATAGACCACCTTGAACAATCGACGCCAATAAGCCTTCTGAATTTCAGCCTTGAGAACAGCGTTCTGCAAAAAAGCGCCGGAAATACACTTGGCCAGGAAATTATCCGGCTCAACATCACACAAGGTTACGACTTCAGGGAGGCAAACAGGATCACGGTTGGGGAAAAGGATAAAAACAAACCGCTATCAAATTTGAATTTAGACCTGGATTCGAAGCCGCTCCCATGGATGGTACTCAATACCGCTCTATCCTATAACCATTATGAAAATAAACCCGACTCAACCATAACCGAGGCAGGAATCGCTCTTAAAAACGGATTTTTCATCTCTTATCAGAAAACAATAAATCGCCTGCCGGAGGCAGTTTTCTCTTCCGGGATCATGGGAGTTTCGGTGGAGAGAGGATGGTCAGCTGAGATCTCGACAATTTATGATGAAATAAACTATGAAAATCCATCAACCATGCTGGATATCACCTACAAATCGTGCTGTTTCACGGTAGATGTTGCCGCCCAAAAATATTACCGCACAAGAGTTCTTGAGGATAATACCTACGAGAGATACCTCGATACTAAATTCTTTCTCCTCTTCAGCTTCAAGGGCTTTGGAGATACCGGAAATAAGGTTGCCCCGATAGTCGGTCGAAAGATTTAAAACTATCCGTAGAAGACGCTGTTTTTAGATATTTAAATAAAACATATCTACTCTACATTTGCTGTATCTTCTTTATTTATAACAAGTTACAATGAAGCGGCTAAATTCGGCATTGAGGAATGGTATTTATGTTTTCAACTTTTCCGAAAATATTCCGATAATGGAACGGAAGTTGCTCATATTGGGCTACATGAACCTTTATGACAATTATTTGACAGATTGGGGCGGTTACTGCAGGACCCATAGCGCCTATATGCAGTCAGGTTCCATGTTCTATAATAGGAGAAAGCGCAGTGCCTGACAGGTTGATGTTTGTATTTCCTGGCGTGGAATCTGAGACTTTTTTTGAGGGGAGAGCAAATATTACCCAATTCATCCCGCAGCCTAAAAAAATGCCCGCCAATCAGGTATTCGGATACTACATACCTGCGGGTGACAAAGCACCTCCCGAGATCAAATCAACTCAAATATGGCACCTACCTGACAATACTGACAAGAACAGCCTGATACTCGAAGGGCTCCGCTTCACCGATGATGTCCCTTCAAAACTGCAAACAGTCAACAGTGGTTACTTGACCTCCGTTGATGGCAAGATGAAGGTGACAAAAATTTTCGAGATTTACGAAGATATTGACGCAAGAACCGGGGATATAAAGGCTGACTCCTCTATTCTCCTTCATGGAACTGTAACCCAGGGTATTGAAATAATCTCCGAAGGTGATATTGAGGCCCGCGGTTTGATCGAAGACGCGACCTTAAGGGCCAAAGGAAGCATCGTTGCCAAAGGGGGAATTTCCGGAAACAACAAAGGGAAAATAGTAGCTGGCGGCAACATGTACAGCACCTTCATCCAACAGGCGGATATTGAGGCGATGGGAAATATTCTTGTCGATGGCGCGATAATAAACAGCAATATCCTTTGCGGTAAAAAGATCATCGTAAGGGGGAAAGGGCTTCTTGTCGGCGGAAAGGTCATGGCCCGTGACGGAATTGAAGTTCTGCATCTAGGCACAGAAGCCGCAATTGCCACAGAAGTGGAGATAGGATGCAATCCTTTTCAGAGAACCCATGTGGAAAGGATCGAAAAGGAAATAGCCGATTTGGAACAGGGGATGAAAACGATAATCGTACAGATAAAACATCTCGAACACGAACTAATGGGATTCGTCAAATTCCAGACCAGAGATCTCGCAACCGCCCTGTTCAACACCGCGGAATTCGTGCAAAAAGAAGGGAGTGATTTTGGTGAAGAAAAACTTCACCAAATCAATAGATTCGGCTCCGGCATTATGAGACTTATGAGAATGACGGGGGAGATTGAACAGCTGAAGGAAGAGCTCAAAAGGGTCAGCAGTTCGGAAACTTACTCAAAAAAAGCACGGATCCAAATCGGCAAAACAGCCCACCCAGGTGTAACCATCAAGGTACAAAATACATCCTTAAGACTGATGAGGGAATACGACCACGTCTCCTTTTACTACAGCCCCGAAAAGGGGGAGATCGTGGCAGGATTTTGAAAATGAAAATAGATTTACTAACCCAAGCGAAAGGTTAAGCAGATATGTCAACTTTAATTGCGATTATATTCGGTATGGGTCTCATGCTTGGCGCCATTTTGGCCGGTGGCTCACTTTCAGTATTCATCAGTCCCCCCTCAATGATGATTGTTATGGGCGGCACTATCGCCGCTCTCTTTATCAGTTTTCAGTTACCGCGGGTTATGAAAGTAACAGGCGTGCTCATCCAAATTTTCAAGAGGGACGAACAGAATCCAAGCAATGTAATCGCCGAGATCGTAAAGCTGTCCTTTAAATCAAGGCAACAATCGCTTCTGGCGCTGGAAGACGACATGAACAAACAAAAACACAGATTCATAAAACTTGGCCTTGGAATGGCCATTGACGGAAGCCCCGGTCAGCTTATACGCGAAGTCATGGAAACCGAGCTCGATTTCATCCAGGTCCGGCACCGAAGAGGCGAACATATTTTCAGAACCGCCGCCCGGTATTCCCCTGCGTTTGGTTTGATAGGAACGCTTATCGGCCTTGTGCAGATGCTTCAGGCCTTTGGTGAATCGACTGGAGCAAGCGCCGCCTCGCTTGGCGTCGGTATGTCGGTCGCGCTTATAACTACCTTCTACGGCTCCATGATGGCTAACCTTTTCTTTAACCCAATCGCGGAAAAGCTCAAAGCGCGAACCGAAGACGAGGTACTTACCACCCAGATAATAATCGAAGGGATCGTCATGCTCCAGGCAGGAGCGAATCCGCGTGTTATTGAAAGAAAACTGAATTCATACCTGCCGCCTGAAGCGCGCCAGAACCATTACGAACGGATGATGAAACGCCAAAAAGGGGCATAATATCGAATGGGTAAAAAGCTATATCGACAGATAGAGGTCGAAAGACTTGTTGCCGAAGCCGAAGAAGAGGGTTTAGCTGAATCCGGCTGGCTTGCCACCATGGCAGACATGATGACCCTCCTTCTCACCTTTTTCGTTATGCTGTTGGCGCTTGCCGCGCCGGAATCGCAAAAATACATTGAAGCATTATCTGAGGTGGGAAGCGCATTCGGAGGAAAATCACTTGTAGAAACCAAGGCTGAAGAAAAAAAGATAAAAAAGAAAGACATAAAAGAAGAGCTGAAGAAAGTGATAGAAGATAACAACCTTTCCAAGGATGTCATTGTAACGGAAGACAGCCGGGGGCTTGTAATTTATTCAAGAGGTGACTTCTTTTTCAAACCCGGAACTTCCGAACTGATCCCGGAAACCCAGTTTTTTCTAAAACGGATAACGAAAATACTTAAGGATACAAAAGGCGATATCATGATCGAAGGGCATACGGACGATCTCCCCCTAAAACCGGGAGGACGATATCCCACCAACTGGGAACTTTCTTCGGCCAGGGCCTCTTCAGTCGCGAGATATTTTATTGAAGATATGAAACTCCATCCGGGGCGTTTTATCGTGGCCGGCTATGCGGAATTCAAACCAAGGTACGCGGTTATTCCCGCAAACCGGGGGAAAAACCGCAGGGTTGAAATCATCTTAATGAAAAAATAAAAGGAATAAATCAATGAGCGAACCTTCAGGCGGACCGCCAAAACAGATCAGAAAAGACTTCAGGGTTAAACTGGCCGCCTCTGTCCGCTATCGCGTAGCGAAAAAGGTCGGGGAAAAATATGTTCTTTCACCCTTTTTCAAAGGGATAGGCGTAGACTTTTCAGGGGGAGGGGCAGCCTTTAAAATAGGGAACTCAATTCCCAAGGGATACCTGCTCTACCTGGAAATCTTTTTCCCCTTCGACAAATTTCCAGTATCTGTCGTTGCCGAAGTCATCAACATTAAAGAAGATACTTTGAAAGACAAAAAGGTCTTTCTCTGCATTACGAGGTATCTGCTCATGTCGCCAACCATCAACGACAGGATGATCGGCTACTTTATCAATGACGCGGCAAGAGGGGCGGCTAGCCAGCAAAACGAATAAGACTTTGCCTTTATAACGGCCATCAACCCCCTTCTTCGCCACTTCCGCCTTACGTAAACTTTTTGCCTTTCCCGAACTCTATGGAATTTTCACAAACAACCAGTTTCAAATTGGAATAGAAGCATTATTGCTGTAAAGTCTATCCATGAATTTCTATAACTAT
Encoded here:
- a CDS encoding MotA/TolQ/ExbB proton channel family protein — translated: MSTLIAIIFGMGLMLGAILAGGSLSVFISPPSMMIVMGGTIAALFISFQLPRVMKVTGVLIQIFKRDEQNPSNVIAEIVKLSFKSRQQSLLALEDDMNKQKHRFIKLGLGMAIDGSPGQLIREVMETELDFIQVRHRRGEHIFRTAARYSPAFGLIGTLIGLVQMLQAFGESTGASAASLGVGMSVALITTFYGSMMANLFFNPIAEKLKARTEDEVLTTQIIIEGIVMLQAGANPRVIERKLNSYLPPEARQNHYERMMKRQKGA
- a CDS encoding OmpA family protein; this translates as MGKKLYRQIEVERLVAEAEEEGLAESGWLATMADMMTLLLTFFVMLLALAAPESQKYIEALSEVGSAFGGKSLVETKAEEKKIKKKDIKEELKKVIEDNNLSKDVIVTEDSRGLVIYSRGDFFFKPGTSELIPETQFFLKRITKILKDTKGDIMIEGHTDDLPLKPGGRYPTNWELSSARASSVARYFIEDMKLHPGRFIVAGYAEFKPRYAVIPANRGKNRRVEIILMKK
- a CDS encoding PilZ domain-containing protein gives rise to the protein MSEPSGGPPKQIRKDFRVKLAASVRYRVAKKVGEKYVLSPFFKGIGVDFSGGGAAFKIGNSIPKGYLLYLEIFFPFDKFPVSVVAEVINIKEDTLKDKKVFLCITRYLLMSPTINDRMIGYFINDAARGAASQQNE